Proteins found in one Zea mays cultivar B73 chromosome 1, Zm-B73-REFERENCE-NAM-5.0, whole genome shotgun sequence genomic segment:
- the LOC100192110 gene encoding Ribonuclease 1-like precursor: MAAARRLSLPLVLLVVLAVAGRAAAQDYDFFYLVLQWPGAYCDTKQSCCYPKSGKPAADFGIHGLWPNRDDGTYPQNCSPDNAFNPSKVSDLLSSLRAKWPTLACPSNDGLRFWGHEWEKHGTCAADVFDEHGYFQAALRLRDQLGVLGALTSAGVKPDGGYYTLSQIKGAIRQGTGFEPYVECNRDEAGNSQLYQLYFCVDAAGDSFVDCPVLPSGRPCGNRIEFPAF, from the exons atggcggcggcgcgCCGGCTCTCCCTGCCCCTCGTCCTGCTGGTCGTCCTGGCCGTcgccgggcgcgcggcggcgcaggACTACGACTTCTTCTACCTCGTGCTGCAGTGGCCGGGGGCCTACTGCGACACCAAGCAGAGCTGCTGCTACCCCAAGTCCGGCAAGCCGGCGGCGGACTTCGGGATCCACGGCCTCTGGCCCAACCGCGACGACGGCACGTACCCGCAGAACTGCAGCCCCGACAACGCCTTCAACCCGTCGAAG GTGAGCGACCTGCTGAGCAGCCTCCGCGCCAAGTGGCCGACGCTGGCGTGCCCGTCCAACGACGGGCTGCGCTTCTGGGGCCACGAGTGGGAGAAGCACGGCACCTGCGCAGCCGACGTCTTCGACGAGCACGGCTACTTCCAGGCCGCGCTGCGCCTCCGCGACCAGCTGGGAGTCCTCGGCGCGCTCACCTCCGCCGGCGTCAAGCCCGACGGCGGCTACTACACGCTGAGCCAGATCAAGGGCGCCATCCGCCAGGGCACCGGCTTCGAGCCCTACGTGGAGTGCAACCGCGACGAGGCCGGCAACAGCCAGCTCTACCAGCTCTACTTCTGCGTCGACGCCGCCGGCGACAGCTTCGTCGACTGCCCCGTCCTCCCCAGCGGCAGGCCCTGCGGCAACCGGATCGAGTTCCCGGCTTTCTAA